In the Ilumatobacteraceae bacterium genome, one interval contains:
- a CDS encoding metalloregulator ArsR/SmtB family transcription factor — MTDTDIACTPDCCVLEAPLDDTGATVLAAQLKALADPTRLRLLSLIATSPTGDMCACNLPSAVDKSQPTVSHHLSQLVQAGVITREQRGKWAWFRLNPGCLAAIRAALGADAALAGGGERSPA; from the coding sequence ATGACCGACACCGACATCGCCTGCACCCCGGACTGCTGCGTGCTCGAAGCACCGCTCGACGACACCGGCGCGACGGTGCTGGCCGCGCAGCTCAAAGCGCTGGCCGACCCCACCCGACTCCGGCTGCTCTCGCTGATCGCCACGTCGCCGACCGGTGACATGTGCGCCTGCAATCTGCCCAGCGCTGTCGACAAGTCGCAACCGACGGTCAGCCACCACCTCTCACAGCTCGTGCAGGCCGGCGTGATCACCCGTGAACAGCGCGGCAAGTGGGCATGGTTCCGGCTCAACCCCGGCTGTCTGGCCGCGATCCGGGCCGCGCTCGGCGCGGACGCAGCGCTCGCCGGCGGCGGCGAACGGTCGCCGGCATGA
- a CDS encoding ArsI/CadI family heavy metal resistance metalloenzyme has translation MRLQLALNVTDLGEAVDFYSKMFATDPYKVKPGYANWEIENPPLKLVVFERPDAEPGSINHLGVETESADEVVAAEARVAAAGLATSGIDDTICCFAEKVETWVQGPEGHRWEWYVKQADHETQLENVIVAGAGVGTTASVAAGACGSGDCC, from the coding sequence ATGCGTCTCCAACTGGCCCTCAACGTGACCGATCTCGGTGAAGCGGTCGACTTCTACTCCAAGATGTTCGCCACCGACCCGTACAAGGTGAAGCCCGGCTACGCGAACTGGGAGATCGAGAACCCGCCGCTGAAGCTGGTCGTGTTCGAACGGCCCGACGCTGAACCCGGCTCGATCAACCACCTCGGCGTCGAGACCGAGTCGGCCGACGAAGTCGTCGCCGCTGAGGCGAGGGTCGCCGCGGCAGGACTCGCGACCTCGGGGATCGACGACACGATCTGCTGCTTCGCCGAGAAGGTGGAGACGTGGGTGCAGGGCCCCGAGGGGCACCGGTGGGAGTGGTACGTCAAGCAGGCCGACCACGAGACCCAGCTCGAGAACGTGATCGTCGCCGGCGCCGGTGTCGGCACCACCGCCTCGGTCGCCGCTGGCGCCTGCGGTTCCGGCGACTGCTGCTGA
- a CDS encoding NAD+ synthase, with product MTVLRIALAQINPTVGDLDGNLAKLIEAYDHAEASGCDLIAYPELSTTGYPPEDLVLKPGFVTANRETLDAFAAHTGECAAVVGFVDADRDLYNAAAVCVRGEVVGTYRKRLLPNYAVFDEQRYFTPGTDNDPLELYEIGGIKVGVSICEDIWSPYGPLATQAAGGAELNININGSPYHWEKDTGRERMVATRAQDAHSAIVYVNQVGGQDELVFDGGSFVVDADGNLLARAPQFVDHVMIVDVPVPPVWRGRLLDPRGKATDAELPIVHVSGAPRTQDLVIESPIAEPLDTHRELYDALVLGTRDYLRKNGFSDVVIGLSGGIDSTIVACIATDALGPEHVHGVSMPSRYSSDHSKSDAELLAENLGIDFRTISIEPAFQAYIDMLGPSFEGREPGLTYENLQSRCRGQLLMALSNELGWMVLTTGNKSELAVGYFTIYGDSVGGYAVIKDVLKLEVYELCRYVNRAAGRDVIPPDVITKPPSAELRPDQRDDQSLPPYEVLDPILELYVEQDRTAQEIIEMGNDADIVRRITRLVDIAEYKRRQSPPGVRVSPKAFGKDRRMPITHGYRG from the coding sequence GTGACCGTTCTGCGTATCGCGCTCGCTCAGATCAACCCGACGGTCGGTGATCTCGACGGCAACCTGGCGAAGCTGATCGAGGCGTACGACCACGCCGAGGCCTCGGGGTGCGACCTGATCGCCTACCCCGAGCTCTCCACCACGGGGTACCCGCCAGAAGACCTCGTCCTGAAGCCGGGATTCGTCACGGCCAACCGGGAGACGCTCGATGCATTCGCGGCCCACACGGGCGAGTGTGCGGCCGTCGTCGGGTTCGTCGACGCCGACCGCGACCTGTACAACGCCGCTGCGGTCTGTGTGCGAGGCGAGGTCGTCGGCACCTATCGCAAGCGCCTCCTGCCGAACTACGCCGTGTTCGACGAGCAGCGGTATTTCACGCCGGGCACCGACAACGACCCGCTCGAGCTGTACGAGATCGGCGGCATCAAGGTCGGCGTGTCGATCTGCGAAGACATCTGGTCGCCGTACGGCCCACTGGCGACCCAAGCCGCCGGCGGCGCCGAACTCAACATCAACATCAACGGTTCCCCGTATCACTGGGAGAAGGACACCGGACGCGAGCGCATGGTCGCGACGCGAGCCCAGGATGCCCACTCCGCGATCGTGTACGTCAACCAGGTCGGCGGCCAGGACGAGCTCGTGTTCGACGGAGGGTCGTTCGTGGTCGACGCCGACGGCAACCTGCTCGCGCGGGCGCCACAGTTCGTCGACCACGTGATGATCGTCGACGTGCCCGTGCCGCCGGTGTGGCGCGGCCGACTGCTCGATCCGCGCGGCAAGGCCACCGACGCCGAACTCCCGATCGTCCACGTCAGCGGCGCGCCACGCACCCAGGACCTCGTCATCGAATCGCCGATCGCCGAGCCGCTCGACACCCACCGCGAGCTGTACGACGCGCTGGTGCTCGGCACGCGCGACTACCTCCGGAAGAACGGATTCAGCGACGTCGTCATCGGTCTGTCCGGCGGCATCGACTCGACGATCGTCGCCTGCATCGCGACCGATGCGCTCGGACCCGAGCACGTGCACGGTGTGTCGATGCCCTCGCGCTACTCGTCGGACCACAGCAAATCCGATGCCGAACTGCTCGCCGAGAACCTCGGGATCGACTTCCGCACGATCTCGATCGAACCGGCGTTCCAGGCGTACATCGACATGCTCGGGCCGTCGTTCGAAGGTCGCGAGCCCGGCCTCACCTACGAGAACCTCCAGTCGCGATGTCGCGGCCAGCTGCTGATGGCACTCTCCAACGAACTCGGCTGGATGGTGCTCACCACCGGCAACAAGAGCGAGCTGGCGGTCGGGTACTTCACGATCTACGGCGACTCGGTCGGCGGGTACGCCGTGATCAAGGACGTCCTCAAGCTCGAGGTGTACGAACTCTGCCGGTACGTCAACCGGGCTGCCGGGCGCGACGTCATCCCTCCCGACGTGATCACCAAACCGCCGTCGGCCGAGCTCCGGCCCGACCAGCGCGACGACCAGTCGCTCCCGCCGTACGAGGTGCTCGACCCGATCCTCGAGCTGTACGTCGAGCAGGACCGCACCGCCCAGGAGATCATCGAGATGGGCAACGACGCCGACATCGTGCGTCGGATCACCCGGCTCGTCGACATCGCCGAGTACAAACGACGCCAATCGCCGCCCGGCGTCCGCGTGAGCCCGAAGGCGTTCGGCAAGGATCGCCGGATGCCGATCACCCACGGATACAGGGGATAG
- a CDS encoding PQQ-dependent sugar dehydrogenase: MRLRLLLGVGALVTASAVTATVDRPVQAATPPAGFTDTFVAGADRATAVEWLPSDQIVVLEQSTGRVRVARPGDAFTTAIDLSPCSNSERGLLGLTADPAFLGNGWVYVYYTASTAAGCVNRVSRFTMTGDSIDPASETILLDNIASTGGNHNGGDLDFDGEGNLLVAIGDAGTDPRGNSGSAGSNDAAQDLSLLNGKIVRITRTGAPAPGNPFSGAGTSRCASSGINASPTTTCQEIYAYGLRNPYRIAVDRNDGAGDFFINDVGQGTFEEVNASEVGANYGWPTREGSCPQGQTSDCPAPPAALTDPVTSYGRALGTYITAGAFVPDGLWPEEFDGAYLFGDGGSGRIWLREADGSIDYGTPFATGAFGLTDMTFGFDADGTMVLYYVEVGGGLRMISPPSMPAQPDGSGLKLVPVTPFRAYDTGDGTGAAAGGDVFNGTTRVVDLDPPAGAAAALVNLTYDRTAGPGFVRAWASRTPRPGTSALNADRPGTTAANSAVVALADDGTFVLESSTTGRVVVDVMGWFVATDGATDDGRFVAIDPSRVADTRLPAGEEIDSGSPNPWTREGDRIDVEVLAHPDVPGDGTVGAIVISVGAISGAAPGGFVGGHPGGTAYTGTSNVNVLVGETRANMMVIPLDGAAFVSLQTLNISDVVVDVLGYVTDDSAESSTTGLYNTIAPTRSVDSRLEIGTTRMSALDPREVAIPDAAAGASAVVQNITATGTSAPGYISAHPGPNPPVVSSVNYEASGQTRAALAFTTVSNADTTFFTSLVATDLVVDVVGYFSN, translated from the coding sequence ATGCGACTTCGACTGCTCCTCGGCGTCGGCGCCCTCGTCACCGCGTCGGCCGTCACGGCCACCGTCGACCGACCGGTGCAGGCGGCGACGCCACCCGCGGGATTCACCGACACGTTCGTGGCCGGCGCCGACCGGGCGACCGCCGTCGAATGGTTGCCGAGCGACCAGATCGTCGTCCTCGAGCAGAGCACCGGCCGCGTGCGCGTCGCTCGACCGGGTGACGCGTTCACCACCGCCATCGACCTCTCCCCGTGCAGCAACAGTGAACGTGGGCTGCTGGGTCTGACGGCCGACCCTGCCTTCCTCGGCAACGGTTGGGTGTACGTGTACTACACGGCGTCGACCGCCGCCGGCTGCGTCAACCGGGTCAGCCGCTTCACGATGACGGGCGACTCGATCGACCCCGCTTCGGAGACGATCCTGCTCGACAACATCGCGTCCACCGGCGGCAACCACAACGGTGGCGATCTCGACTTCGACGGCGAGGGCAACCTCCTCGTCGCGATCGGTGATGCCGGCACCGACCCGCGCGGGAACTCGGGTTCCGCCGGTTCCAACGACGCCGCGCAGGACCTGTCGCTGCTCAACGGCAAGATCGTTCGCATCACGCGCACCGGCGCGCCTGCGCCCGGCAACCCGTTCAGCGGCGCCGGCACCTCCCGCTGTGCATCCAGCGGTATCAACGCCTCGCCCACCACCACGTGCCAGGAGATCTACGCCTACGGCCTCCGCAACCCGTATCGGATCGCTGTCGATCGCAACGACGGTGCCGGCGACTTCTTCATCAACGACGTCGGCCAGGGCACGTTCGAAGAGGTCAATGCGAGCGAGGTCGGCGCGAACTACGGGTGGCCGACACGTGAAGGGTCGTGCCCGCAGGGTCAGACCTCCGACTGCCCGGCGCCGCCGGCCGCGCTCACCGACCCGGTCACGTCGTACGGGCGCGCGCTCGGCACGTACATCACCGCCGGCGCGTTCGTGCCCGACGGTCTGTGGCCCGAGGAGTTCGACGGGGCGTACCTGTTCGGCGACGGCGGCAGCGGCCGCATCTGGCTGCGCGAGGCCGACGGCAGCATCGACTACGGCACGCCGTTCGCGACCGGCGCGTTCGGTCTGACCGACATGACGTTCGGGTTCGACGCCGACGGCACCATGGTCCTCTACTACGTCGAGGTCGGTGGCGGCCTCCGCATGATCAGCCCGCCGTCGATGCCGGCTCAGCCGGACGGGAGCGGCCTCAAGTTGGTGCCGGTGACACCGTTCCGGGCCTACGACACGGGCGATGGGACGGGTGCCGCGGCCGGCGGCGACGTGTTCAACGGTACGACTCGGGTCGTCGACCTCGACCCGCCCGCCGGCGCCGCAGCTGCGCTCGTCAACCTCACGTACGACCGGACGGCAGGCCCTGGATTCGTGCGCGCATGGGCGTCACGGACACCGCGGCCGGGAACGTCGGCCCTCAACGCCGACCGTCCCGGGACGACCGCCGCCAACAGTGCCGTCGTCGCGCTGGCCGACGACGGCACGTTCGTGCTCGAGTCGTCGACCACCGGCCGTGTCGTCGTCGACGTGATGGGCTGGTTCGTCGCCACCGATGGAGCGACCGACGACGGGCGATTCGTCGCGATCGACCCGAGCAGGGTCGCGGACACCCGCCTTCCGGCCGGCGAGGAGATCGACTCGGGCAGCCCGAACCCGTGGACACGCGAAGGCGACCGGATCGATGTCGAGGTCCTCGCCCATCCCGACGTTCCCGGCGACGGCACCGTCGGCGCGATCGTGATCTCGGTCGGCGCGATCTCCGGCGCGGCCCCTGGCGGCTTCGTCGGCGGCCACCCGGGCGGCACGGCGTACACCGGCACGTCGAACGTCAACGTCCTCGTCGGTGAGACCAGGGCGAACATGATGGTGATCCCGCTCGACGGCGCGGCGTTCGTCAGTTTGCAGACGCTCAACATCTCCGACGTCGTGGTCGATGTGCTCGGCTACGTCACCGACGACTCGGCCGAATCGTCCACGACGGGGCTCTACAACACGATCGCCCCGACCCGCAGCGTCGACAGTCGACTCGAGATCGGCACGACCAGGATGTCGGCGCTCGACCCGCGCGAGGTCGCGATCCCCGATGCTGCCGCAGGCGCTTCTGCCGTCGTACAGAACATCACGGCGACGGGTACGTCGGCCCCCGGCTACATCTCGGCCCACCCCGGCCCGAACCCACCGGTCGTGTCGAGCGTGAACTACGAAGCGTCGGGTCAGACGCGCGCCGCACTGGCGTTCACCACCGTGTCAAACGCGGACACGACGTTCTTCACCTCCCTCGTCGCGACCGACCTGGTCGTCGACGTGGTCGGCTACTTCTCCAACTGA
- a CDS encoding S8 family serine peptidase — MSRPGRKAAAFAVAAVVLMSMPPPSVALPVVSPAVGRTLAPVRGDGLSPRLAAVAELSPIGRSTHGLAVAAGLPASEVGSLLRDGRGRLVVDVTLAEPTAAALASLADVGAELIATDDGPVLATVAVPIGALRRLADLPTVTYVTEVVAPLRADRSVAPERRAPAAPSDPPCTTRTISEGDAHLGADDLRSVSGADGSGVVIGVISDSFDNLGGATADIAEGELPGPGNPCDRTSPVTVQAEFAGGGSDEGRAMLQIVHDLAPGADLVFASGFDGEVAMAAQIRQLGIDGADIITDDIGYLLEPMFQDGLIAQAIDENRTTRGVMHFTSAGNANAIVGGNDVASYESPAFRPSSCPVGVPVFQNACHDMDGGAAVDHGGGLTIVNGGEIVLALGWSEPMYGVTTDLDLYLVDTATGTIVAASELDNAANQRAGEFLSYRNTTGETRTFDIVVARYGASPDPTGTPRLRTVLVRSSGLSAVEYDESANGDIVGPTIFGHSAESTAVSVAAIRYDTTTAPERFSSRGPASLCWQQVSGVSPRPAISPCASSTIDITATDGAVNSFFGSPAGPDFRFFGTSAAAPHAAAVAAVLADARPCADADDIESALTDGAAPIGAFDVDAVGAGRVDAVASLTALGDEASCRPTIGAIADITVTPGRSTDPITISVADADDAASSLTVTADSDNPSLLPDGNIAIDGAGAIRSMTITAPADADGTVEVAVTVADPGGRTATTRFDVRISFVDSDGDGVADADDNCPSIANPSQGDADGDGIGDVCEPATVAAFEPLTPTRYADSRDEDTFDGSHRATGPRPAGSGWEIQIAGRGHVPVGATAAVVNLTVLDGAGPGFATVHPCGSVPTASSVNYGPGGVEANEVVAKLSPVGTLCVFTLTQANVIVDVVGYVSAESPYEPFSPRRYADSRAESTFDGGFRATGTRRGGTSWQIEIAGRGEVPADATAVVANVTVTGGTDPGYATVYPCGTVPNASSLNYGPGITRPNEVVARLSPDGTMCVFTLTGVDVIVDVVGYLPADPGVETTGPRRYADSRAESTFDGVFRATGTRRAGTTWEIDIAGRGDIPDDAETVVANVTVIGRGGPGFATVYPCGTVPTASSLNYDTGVVRANEVVAKLSTSGALCVFTLTDADVVVDIAGHG, encoded by the coding sequence ATGTCCCGGCCAGGCAGGAAGGCCGCCGCGTTCGCGGTGGCGGCCGTCGTGCTGATGTCGATGCCCCCTCCCTCCGTTGCGCTTCCCGTCGTGTCCCCCGCCGTCGGCCGGACGCTCGCGCCCGTACGCGGTGACGGCCTGAGCCCTCGGCTCGCCGCCGTCGCCGAGCTCTCGCCGATCGGGCGGTCCACCCACGGCCTGGCCGTCGCCGCCGGACTCCCGGCCAGCGAGGTCGGCTCCCTGCTTCGCGACGGGCGCGGCCGGCTCGTCGTCGACGTCACACTCGCCGAGCCGACCGCGGCCGCCCTCGCTTCCCTGGCCGACGTCGGCGCCGAGCTGATCGCCACCGATGACGGACCCGTGCTCGCCACGGTTGCGGTGCCGATCGGCGCACTCCGACGCCTGGCCGATCTGCCGACGGTCACGTACGTGACCGAGGTCGTCGCTCCGCTCCGTGCCGACCGATCCGTCGCGCCCGAGCGGCGCGCTCCGGCAGCTCCGAGCGATCCCCCGTGCACGACCCGAACGATCAGCGAGGGCGACGCCCACCTCGGCGCCGACGACCTGCGATCGGTGTCGGGTGCCGACGGGTCGGGCGTCGTCATCGGCGTCATCTCCGACTCGTTCGACAACCTCGGGGGCGCCACGGCCGACATCGCCGAAGGCGAACTTCCCGGCCCCGGCAACCCGTGCGACCGGACGAGTCCGGTCACCGTGCAGGCCGAGTTCGCCGGCGGTGGTTCCGACGAGGGGCGAGCGATGCTCCAGATCGTGCACGACCTCGCTCCCGGCGCCGACCTGGTGTTCGCGAGCGGGTTCGACGGCGAGGTCGCGATGGCCGCCCAGATCCGACAACTCGGGATCGACGGCGCCGACATCATCACCGACGACATCGGCTACCTCCTCGAACCGATGTTCCAAGACGGGTTGATCGCACAGGCGATCGACGAGAACCGGACGACCCGCGGCGTGATGCACTTCACGTCCGCCGGCAACGCCAACGCGATCGTCGGCGGGAACGATGTCGCCTCGTACGAGTCGCCGGCCTTCCGACCGTCCTCCTGTCCGGTGGGCGTGCCGGTGTTCCAGAACGCGTGCCACGACATGGACGGCGGCGCCGCCGTCGACCACGGCGGCGGACTCACCATCGTCAACGGCGGCGAGATCGTCCTCGCTCTCGGTTGGAGCGAGCCGATGTACGGCGTCACGACCGACCTCGACCTCTATCTCGTCGACACCGCAACCGGGACGATCGTCGCCGCGTCGGAGCTCGACAACGCCGCGAACCAGCGGGCCGGCGAGTTCCTCAGCTACCGGAACACGACCGGCGAGACGCGCACGTTCGACATCGTCGTCGCCCGCTACGGAGCGAGCCCCGACCCGACCGGGACACCCCGACTGCGGACCGTGCTCGTGAGGTCGAGCGGGCTGTCCGCCGTCGAGTACGACGAGTCGGCCAACGGCGACATCGTCGGACCGACGATCTTCGGCCACTCGGCCGAGTCGACCGCCGTGTCGGTCGCCGCCATCAGGTACGACACCACCACCGCTCCCGAGAGGTTCTCGAGCCGCGGCCCGGCGTCACTCTGCTGGCAGCAGGTGTCCGGCGTGTCACCCCGACCGGCGATCTCACCGTGCGCCAGCTCGACCATCGACATCACGGCGACCGACGGCGCGGTCAACTCCTTCTTCGGGTCGCCCGCCGGCCCGGACTTCCGGTTCTTCGGCACGTCGGCCGCTGCACCGCACGCTGCCGCCGTCGCCGCGGTCCTCGCCGACGCTCGGCCGTGTGCCGACGCCGACGACATCGAGTCGGCCCTGACCGACGGTGCGGCGCCGATCGGCGCGTTCGATGTCGATGCCGTCGGCGCCGGTCGCGTCGATGCGGTCGCGTCGCTCACCGCGCTCGGCGACGAAGCCTCGTGCCGCCCGACGATCGGCGCGATCGCCGACATCACGGTCACACCCGGTCGGTCCACCGACCCGATCACGATCTCGGTCGCCGACGCCGACGATGCCGCGAGCTCGCTCACGGTCACCGCCGACTCGGACAACCCGTCGCTGCTGCCCGACGGCAACATCGCGATCGACGGAGCGGGCGCGATTCGATCGATGACGATCACCGCCCCGGCGGACGCCGACGGAACCGTGGAGGTCGCGGTGACGGTCGCCGACCCAGGCGGACGAACGGCCACCACGCGTTTCGACGTCAGGATCTCGTTCGTCGACAGCGATGGAGACGGTGTCGCCGACGCCGACGACAACTGCCCGTCGATCGCCAACCCGTCGCAGGGCGATGCCGATGGCGACGGCATCGGGGACGTCTGCGAACCCGCCACCGTGGCCGCATTCGAACCGTTGACCCCCACCCGCTACGCCGACTCGCGTGACGAGGACACGTTCGACGGCAGCCACCGCGCCACCGGCCCGCGTCCCGCCGGGTCGGGGTGGGAGATCCAGATCGCCGGCCGGGGCCATGTTCCCGTCGGCGCGACGGCCGCCGTCGTCAACCTGACCGTGCTCGACGGCGCCGGTCCCGGGTTCGCCACCGTCCACCCGTGCGGCAGCGTGCCCACAGCGTCGAGCGTCAACTACGGCCCGGGTGGCGTCGAGGCGAACGAGGTCGTCGCCAAGCTCTCTCCCGTTGGCACGCTCTGTGTGTTCACGCTAACGCAGGCGAACGTCATCGTCGACGTCGTCGGCTACGTCAGCGCCGAGTCACCGTACGAGCCGTTCTCGCCGCGTCGGTACGCCGACTCGCGGGCCGAGTCGACGTTCGACGGCGGGTTCCGCGCCACCGGCACCCGGCGCGGCGGTACGAGTTGGCAGATCGAGATCGCCGGACGCGGCGAGGTGCCGGCCGATGCGACCGCGGTCGTCGCGAACGTCACGGTGACCGGCGGTACCGATCCGGGATACGCGACCGTGTACCCCTGCGGCACCGTGCCGAACGCCAGCAGCCTGAACTACGGGCCGGGCATCACCCGCCCGAACGAGGTGGTCGCCCGACTCTCGCCGGACGGCACGATGTGCGTGTTCACGCTGACCGGCGTCGACGTGATCGTCGATGTCGTCGGCTATCTCCCTGCGGACCCCGGCGTCGAGACGACCGGGCCACGGCGGTACGCCGACTCGCGGGCCGAGTCGACGTTCGACGGCGTGTTCCGCGCCACCGGCACTCGGCGTGCCGGCACGACCTGGGAGATCGACATCGCCGGACGCGGCGACATCCCCGACGACGCCGAGACCGTCGTCGCCAACGTCACCGTGATCGGGCGCGGCGGCCCGGGGTTCGCCACCGTGTACCCGTGCGGCACCGTGCCGACCGCCAGCAGCCTCAACTACGACACGGGTGTCGTGCGGGCGAACGAGGTCGTCGCGAAGCTGAGTACGAGTGGCGCCCTGTGCGTGTTCACGCTGACCGACGCCGACGTCGTCGTCGACATCGCCGGCCACGGCTGA